In one window of Verrucomicrobiia bacterium DNA:
- a CDS encoding DUF1328 domain-containing protein yields the protein MLNWTVIFLLLALIAAVLGIGIVAGIAASIAKVLFVIFLVFFIVSLLNSRKSA from the coding sequence ATGTTGAACTGGACTGTCATCTTTCTACTGCTAGCTTTAATTGCTGCCGTCTTGGGAATCGGCATTGTCGCAGGCATTGCAGCATCCATTGCCAAAGTTCTGTTCGTCATTTTCCTGGTCTTTTTCATTGTCTCACTGCTCAACAGCAGAAAGAGCGCATAG
- a CDS encoding glucoamylase family protein, which yields MNTLLNPGFAMDEMDSLLCSESDGHPFRKDLYSVEVLQRHARHLAQKHRPAPGKGPNLLLPRLASNEKLLRDYNEATLRAEKTRRITPAGEWLLDNFHLIEEQIRTARRHLPRSFSRELPHLKDGSSAQYPRVYELALELISHVDGRIDAVHLSAFVAAYQEVSALKLGELWAFPIMLRLALIENLRRVAALLSGARKERDAADEWAEEMLKTAETDPSRMIIIVGRMAQAIPKLSQPFVAEFWRRAQEKSPRLKVAVSWMEERLAEQHVAIEELVLAESRSQAANQISVGNSIGSLRFLDSMDWREFVETQSVVESALRGDPAQVYPSMDFATRDTYRHTVERIAKGSGKTELEVANAAINLSRQHDGETDARLMHVGHYLIGNGLDQMEEICEYKPSPMAQIRKFGKHHPLLFYAGGILVLSFAITLGILQWAAAAACSRLSTLFGLGVLLMLCASQLGISIVNWLSHLFVAPKQLPKLDFSKGLSAEHATMVTVPTMLTSVDGIDRLLETLEVHYLANRDPHIFFSLLTDFRDAPQEFMPSDDELVHRAMKGVHALNKKYRHDRPCIFFLFHRPRLWNEQDQVWMGYERKRGKLADLNRCLRGGSSKCFSHISGDLSQLPRIQYVITLDTDTQLPRDAAQQLAATMAHPLNRPRYDSSSGIVVDGYSILQPRVAVSLPSSGKSHFVKLFSGDPGLDPYTRTVSDVYQDVFKEGSFIGKGIYDVDAFELAVSGKFPENRILSHDLLEGSYARSALVTDVQLFEDYPSRYSTDTKRRHRWIRGDWQIATWLLPRLPGLDVRRVKNPLSDLSRWKIFDNLRRSLVPPAMVISFALGWLLFPAHALTWSLIMVGMIAFPSVLAVVSDLVRKPKEMPVLIHLKSARINAVRHAGQAFLAVSFLPYDACISLDAVIRTIVRLLLTHKKLLEWQTSSDTEDQRDGGLGNFFLTMWHAPTLAIVIGVLLAALGFSGWSGVLPFLLLWAFAPAVAWWISQPLAEDTHRLTYRQIQSLHVLSRKTWRFFETFVGPEDNWLPPDNLQEYPKLVLATRTSPTNIGLAMLCTLSAYDFGYLTLDELARRLRETLNTLRKLERYEGHFYNWYDTRSLAPLPPLYLSTVDNGNFMGLLLTLHSGLLEAVEEPWSSKPAAHGLQDTYQAWMDYATQRQQNRQPASQQIISRMKTWGDHLKPQSQFPSQFRSHLASLAGSFAALADLPETQTDPEFAWWQTAIERMLQAQRNCVDSHYPWLVLEEPLHNLFSRGDWGQLEKIWHDSIAPQSLRTLINETPVRLSVIDNYLPVAQQRSPEAHTLLTEFRKLLVLGAQQAGERLLALEKLAEECDSFARMDFTMLYDHARELFSIGYNVHDHRLDASCYDLLASEARLASYAAISLGQLPQRHWFTLGRLLTMTEGHPALISWSGSMFEYLMPMLVMPSYENTLIDLSCRSAVLRQIEYGKQRGVPWGVSESGYNLRDTLANYQYRAFGVPGLGFKRGLAEDVVIAPYATLMSLMITPEEACNNLDRLREMGAEGAYGFYEALDFTPSRVPRGQDYSIIQSFMAHHHGMSLLALAYTLHDRPMQRRFNANPLFKSSELLLHERVPKESSVLYPHELEASTSRENPNQKEVTLRVFRDPNSGPPEVHLLSNNRYHVVVTNSGGGYSHWNGTALTRWRDDVTRDCWGTFFYLRDRENGQYWSAAHQPTFAANSSYEAIFSQGRAEFRSLVNDIESHTEISVSPEDDVEVRRVTLTNRSRTSREIELTTYAEVVLNTMAADLAHPAFSNLFIQTQIIPERNAIICTRRARKSGEQLPVMFHLLLHDGNESGTTSYETDRSLFLGRGRDTSAPLAMHSTASLANSEGSVLDPIISIRRAVRLARQESVHFTFVSGVAADRESLDKLMEKYQDQTIADRCFELAWTHGLVVLRHLNATETNAQLYGRLAGALLYSQGTHRAPAAVISSNRKGQRNLWSFGISGDLPIIVVKSRHAERLDLIREVVQAHAYWRMKGLLADLVILNQDDSVYRQSLHDQILTFVASSNAAQLFEKPGGIFTRRLDQLSSEDLVLLETSARVVLSDERGTLAKQLDHQIRPVPLPPLLTNKTRALSYLPVNLPQRELIFFNGLGGFTPDGREYVITLRPGQMTPAPWSNVLSNAGFGTLITESGGAYTWSENCHELRLTPWSNDPVADTNGEAFFIRDEATGNYWSPTPLPASGKTPYVTRHGFGYSVFEHQEEGISSELWVYVATDRPVKLARLKLRNHSAQSRTLSAYGYWEWVMGEFRHRNAMHIATEFDVQANTLFARNPYNLDFPDRAAFVTCSEPVRSFTADRIEFLGRNRGLSSPAALERVRLGGKSGLALDPCGALQILVHLAPGQEREVYFTLGCAENTQQARQLAETFQKSESGQHALEGVWDYWNRTLGTVYFETPEPSLNVLANGWLLYQVLSCRLWARTGLYQSGGAFGFRDQLQDAMALVHAEPRLLREQLLRAAAHQFREGDVQHWWHPPHNRGVRTHFSDDYLWLPYALSRYVETTGDTGVMDVQVPFIEGRPLKPEEEAYYDTPNRSSESASLYEHAVRAVRNGFRYGDHGLPLIGCGDWNDGMNMIGEHGKGESVWLAFFLYDVLKHFAPLARLKSDLAFEKECDEQAKRLQANIESNAWDGQWYRRAYFDDGEPLGSALNPECQIDALPQSWAVLSQAGDPERCRTALEAVQHRLVRREAKLIQLFDPPFDKSHLEPGYIKGYVPGVRENGGQYTHAAIWTVMAFAQAGDIDRAWELFSLINPVLHTDTSEKAARYKVEPYVVAADVYSVPPHTGRGGWTWYTGSAGWMYRLITETLLGVNLEIDKLHLTPRVPSSWKSYRIHYRYRNTVYHIDLINRSNNWNGQQTVIMNGGTQADAMIRLIDDGRNHQVEVIFN from the coding sequence ATGAATACACTGCTCAATCCCGGGTTCGCAATGGACGAGATGGATTCGCTGCTCTGTTCAGAATCCGACGGGCACCCATTTCGCAAGGATCTTTACAGTGTGGAAGTCCTTCAGCGCCATGCCCGCCACCTGGCACAAAAGCATAGACCCGCTCCCGGCAAAGGCCCCAACCTCCTCCTTCCGCGGCTGGCCTCAAATGAAAAACTGTTGCGAGACTACAACGAAGCCACTCTCCGCGCCGAGAAGACCCGCCGTATCACTCCGGCAGGGGAATGGCTGCTCGATAATTTTCATCTGATCGAAGAACAAATCCGCACTGCCAGACGTCATTTGCCCCGCAGTTTCAGCCGTGAGCTTCCTCATCTGAAAGACGGCTCATCCGCCCAATATCCCAGAGTGTATGAACTCGCCTTGGAGCTCATCTCCCACGTCGATGGCCGGATCGATGCGGTGCATCTGAGCGCTTTTGTAGCTGCCTATCAGGAAGTGTCTGCCCTGAAACTGGGTGAACTATGGGCCTTCCCCATCATGCTGCGCCTGGCGCTCATTGAAAACCTGCGCCGCGTGGCCGCTCTGCTCTCCGGGGCGCGCAAGGAACGTGACGCAGCTGATGAGTGGGCCGAAGAGATGTTGAAAACGGCCGAAACCGATCCTTCCAGAATGATTATCATCGTGGGACGGATGGCTCAGGCAATTCCTAAGTTATCACAGCCATTCGTCGCGGAATTCTGGCGCCGCGCCCAGGAGAAATCCCCCCGCTTGAAAGTCGCCGTCAGTTGGATGGAGGAACGGCTAGCTGAGCAGCATGTTGCCATTGAGGAACTGGTCCTCGCCGAGAGCAGGTCACAGGCCGCCAATCAGATCTCCGTTGGCAACAGCATCGGCAGCCTCCGTTTTTTGGATTCCATGGATTGGCGCGAGTTCGTCGAAACTCAAAGCGTTGTAGAAAGCGCCCTGCGGGGCGATCCGGCACAAGTCTACCCAAGCATGGATTTCGCCACCCGCGACACCTATCGCCACACGGTGGAGCGCATCGCCAAAGGCAGCGGAAAAACTGAACTGGAAGTCGCCAATGCCGCCATCAATCTGTCACGCCAGCATGATGGCGAGACGGATGCACGGTTGATGCATGTAGGCCATTATCTGATTGGCAACGGACTCGATCAGATGGAGGAGATTTGCGAATATAAACCCTCGCCGATGGCGCAGATTCGGAAATTCGGTAAACACCACCCCCTCCTCTTCTATGCCGGCGGCATCCTGGTGCTCTCGTTCGCCATCACCCTTGGCATTCTGCAATGGGCCGCTGCCGCAGCCTGCTCCCGCCTTTCCACCTTGTTTGGCCTGGGGGTTCTACTGATGCTCTGTGCCAGTCAGCTCGGCATCTCGATCGTGAACTGGCTAAGTCATCTGTTCGTCGCTCCCAAACAGTTGCCCAAGCTCGATTTTTCAAAAGGCCTCTCGGCAGAACACGCCACCATGGTCACCGTGCCCACCATGCTCACGAGCGTTGACGGTATCGACAGGCTTCTGGAAACCCTCGAAGTGCATTACCTGGCCAACCGTGACCCGCACATTTTTTTCTCCCTGCTGACCGATTTCCGCGATGCCCCCCAGGAATTCATGCCATCTGATGACGAACTCGTCCATCGTGCGATGAAAGGAGTTCATGCGCTAAACAAAAAGTACCGGCACGACCGGCCTTGCATCTTCTTCCTCTTCCACCGTCCACGTCTTTGGAATGAACAGGATCAGGTCTGGATGGGTTATGAGCGTAAACGCGGCAAACTGGCGGACTTGAACCGTTGTCTGCGTGGAGGCAGCTCCAAGTGCTTTTCCCATATCTCAGGCGACCTATCGCAATTGCCCCGCATCCAGTACGTCATCACGCTGGATACCGACACCCAGCTTCCGCGCGACGCCGCCCAACAGCTTGCCGCCACCATGGCTCATCCCCTGAACAGGCCCCGCTACGATTCCTCAAGCGGAATCGTGGTGGATGGTTACAGCATCCTCCAGCCCCGTGTCGCAGTTAGCCTTCCAAGCTCTGGGAAATCACACTTCGTCAAACTGTTTTCCGGGGACCCGGGCCTTGACCCTTACACACGCACTGTTTCTGATGTTTATCAGGATGTATTCAAGGAAGGCTCATTCATCGGCAAAGGCATCTATGATGTGGATGCCTTTGAATTGGCGGTGTCAGGCAAGTTCCCTGAAAACCGGATTCTTAGTCACGACTTGCTCGAAGGCAGTTATGCCCGTTCCGCACTCGTCACGGACGTGCAACTCTTCGAAGACTACCCCAGCCGCTACAGCACGGACACTAAACGGCGTCACCGCTGGATCCGGGGAGACTGGCAGATCGCCACCTGGTTGCTGCCCCGCCTTCCCGGATTGGATGTCAGGCGCGTGAAGAATCCCTTAAGCGATCTTTCACGTTGGAAGATATTTGACAACCTGCGCCGCAGTCTGGTGCCGCCTGCCATGGTGATATCTTTTGCCCTCGGCTGGTTGCTCTTTCCTGCCCACGCACTCACATGGAGCCTGATCATGGTGGGCATGATCGCCTTCCCGTCGGTACTGGCTGTCGTCTCTGACCTGGTCAGAAAACCGAAAGAGATGCCTGTACTCATCCACCTGAAGAGCGCTCGCATTAACGCCGTGAGACATGCGGGCCAGGCATTTCTTGCAGTGAGCTTTCTGCCATATGATGCCTGCATCAGCCTGGATGCCGTGATCCGCACAATCGTCCGCCTGCTCTTGACCCACAAAAAACTTCTGGAATGGCAGACCAGCAGCGATACTGAAGATCAGCGTGATGGCGGGTTGGGCAACTTCTTCCTCACGATGTGGCATGCCCCCACTTTAGCCATTGTCATCGGGGTTCTCCTTGCAGCCTTAGGTTTCAGTGGTTGGTCTGGCGTGCTTCCATTCTTGCTCTTGTGGGCGTTCGCCCCTGCCGTCGCATGGTGGATCAGCCAACCATTGGCAGAGGATACACACAGGCTCACTTACAGACAGATCCAGTCTCTCCATGTGCTGTCACGAAAGACCTGGCGGTTCTTCGAGACTTTTGTCGGCCCGGAAGACAACTGGCTTCCTCCCGACAATCTTCAAGAATATCCGAAGCTCGTATTAGCCACCCGCACTTCACCTACCAATATCGGGCTGGCTATGCTTTGCACACTTTCCGCATATGACTTTGGATATTTGACCCTGGATGAACTCGCCCGCCGCCTGCGTGAAACACTGAACACTCTGCGTAAGCTGGAACGTTATGAAGGTCATTTTTACAATTGGTACGACACCCGTTCGCTGGCTCCCTTGCCCCCGCTCTACCTTTCCACAGTGGACAATGGCAACTTCATGGGCCTGCTCCTCACCTTGCACTCCGGCCTGTTGGAAGCGGTTGAAGAGCCATGGAGCAGCAAACCTGCCGCGCATGGCTTGCAAGATACCTACCAGGCGTGGATGGACTATGCCACCCAGCGGCAGCAGAACCGCCAGCCTGCCAGCCAGCAAATCATCAGTCGCATGAAAACATGGGGTGACCATCTCAAACCACAGTCACAATTCCCCAGCCAGTTCCGCTCACACCTGGCATCATTGGCCGGTTCTTTTGCCGCCCTTGCCGATCTGCCTGAAACCCAAACCGATCCTGAATTTGCCTGGTGGCAGACCGCCATTGAGCGCATGCTCCAGGCTCAGCGTAACTGTGTTGATTCACATTATCCATGGCTCGTCTTGGAAGAACCTCTGCACAATCTGTTCTCAAGGGGGGATTGGGGCCAACTTGAGAAAATATGGCACGACTCGATTGCTCCCCAAAGCCTGCGCACGCTCATCAATGAAACCCCCGTGAGATTGTCAGTGATTGACAATTACCTACCGGTTGCACAGCAACGATCTCCAGAAGCCCATACCTTGTTGACCGAGTTTAGAAAACTTCTGGTTCTGGGCGCTCAACAGGCAGGCGAACGTTTGCTTGCCCTCGAAAAACTGGCTGAGGAATGCGATTCCTTCGCCCGGATGGATTTCACAATGTTGTATGATCACGCGCGTGAACTCTTCTCCATCGGGTATAATGTCCATGACCATCGATTGGACGCGAGCTGCTATGATCTGCTGGCCTCAGAAGCGCGTTTGGCCAGCTATGCCGCCATCTCGCTGGGGCAGCTACCTCAGAGGCATTGGTTCACCTTGGGGCGTCTTCTGACCATGACAGAAGGCCATCCTGCGCTCATTTCCTGGAGCGGGTCCATGTTCGAGTATCTCATGCCCATGCTTGTCATGCCTTCATACGAAAACACCCTGATCGATCTCTCCTGCCGGTCTGCTGTGCTTCGGCAAATCGAGTATGGAAAACAAAGGGGTGTGCCTTGGGGCGTTTCGGAATCCGGCTACAACCTTCGCGACACATTGGCCAACTATCAGTACCGCGCCTTTGGCGTCCCCGGCCTTGGCTTCAAACGAGGCCTTGCGGAAGATGTTGTCATCGCCCCCTATGCGACACTCATGTCACTCATGATCACGCCGGAAGAGGCATGCAACAATCTTGACCGCCTGCGCGAGATGGGCGCCGAAGGCGCCTACGGTTTCTATGAAGCCCTCGATTTCACGCCTTCGCGCGTGCCTCGCGGCCAGGATTACTCGATCATCCAGTCGTTCATGGCTCACCATCACGGCATGAGTCTGCTGGCCTTGGCCTACACGTTGCACGATCGACCGATGCAACGTCGCTTCAATGCGAACCCGCTCTTCAAATCATCGGAATTGCTCCTGCATGAGCGCGTGCCCAAGGAATCGTCCGTGCTCTATCCGCACGAACTGGAAGCCAGCACATCGCGCGAGAATCCAAACCAGAAGGAAGTCACATTGCGGGTCTTTCGCGATCCGAACTCAGGCCCCCCCGAAGTACACCTGCTGTCCAACAATCGCTACCATGTAGTCGTCACGAACTCCGGGGGCGGCTACAGCCACTGGAATGGCACCGCGCTCACCCGGTGGCGCGATGATGTCACAAGGGATTGTTGGGGCACGTTCTTCTATCTCCGTGATAGGGAAAACGGACAGTATTGGTCTGCCGCACATCAACCGACCTTTGCGGCAAACTCCAGCTATGAAGCCATCTTCAGCCAGGGACGGGCCGAGTTCCGCTCCCTCGTCAACGATATTGAAAGCCACACGGAAATCAGTGTGTCTCCAGAAGATGATGTCGAGGTGAGACGCGTCACCTTGACGAACCGGTCCCGCACCTCGCGTGAGATAGAGCTGACAACTTATGCAGAAGTCGTCTTGAACACCATGGCTGCTGATCTTGCCCATCCGGCCTTCAGCAATCTCTTCATCCAGACACAGATCATTCCGGAACGTAATGCAATCATCTGCACAAGACGCGCCCGCAAATCAGGGGAGCAGTTGCCTGTGATGTTTCATCTCTTGCTGCACGATGGGAATGAATCCGGCACAACATCCTACGAGACGGACCGCTCACTCTTCTTGGGACGGGGTCGCGACACCTCTGCCCCGCTCGCCATGCACAGCACAGCCTCATTGGCGAACAGCGAAGGTTCAGTGCTTGACCCCATCATTTCCATCCGGCGTGCGGTCCGCCTGGCCCGCCAGGAGTCGGTGCATTTCACCTTTGTTTCGGGCGTCGCAGCCGACCGTGAGAGCCTGGATAAGCTGATGGAAAAGTATCAAGACCAGACCATAGCTGACCGTTGCTTTGAACTGGCCTGGACGCACGGCCTGGTCGTACTGCGACACCTGAACGCCACCGAGACCAATGCCCAGCTTTACGGACGTCTCGCCGGTGCGCTGCTCTACAGCCAAGGCACTCATCGCGCTCCGGCTGCAGTCATCTCCAGCAATCGCAAAGGCCAGCGCAACCTCTGGAGCTTTGGCATCTCAGGCGATCTCCCCATCATCGTAGTAAAGAGCCGCCATGCTGAGCGCTTGGATCTCATCCGTGAAGTCGTCCAAGCCCACGCCTATTGGCGCATGAAAGGCCTGTTGGCAGACTTGGTCATCTTGAATCAGGACGATTCTGTTTATCGCCAATCTCTTCACGATCAAATTCTGACGTTCGTAGCCTCCAGCAATGCAGCACAACTGTTTGAGAAACCAGGCGGCATATTCACCCGGCGCCTCGATCAGCTTTCATCTGAAGATCTGGTGCTGCTGGAAACCTCTGCACGGGTTGTTCTATCAGACGAACGCGGAACGCTTGCCAAACAGCTTGATCACCAAATTCGCCCCGTCCCTCTTCCTCCCCTGTTGACGAATAAGACCCGGGCATTGAGTTATCTGCCCGTGAACCTGCCACAGCGGGAACTCATCTTTTTCAATGGGCTGGGTGGATTCACTCCCGACGGACGGGAATATGTCATCACCCTCCGTCCCGGCCAGATGACTCCGGCACCATGGAGCAATGTGCTTAGCAACGCTGGCTTTGGCACATTGATCACAGAAAGCGGCGGGGCTTACACTTGGAGCGAGAACTGCCATGAACTACGCCTCACTCCATGGTCCAACGACCCTGTCGCCGACACGAATGGCGAGGCTTTCTTCATCCGGGACGAAGCCACTGGCAACTACTGGTCGCCCACACCGCTTCCGGCCAGTGGAAAAACTCCATATGTGACAAGGCATGGCTTCGGCTACAGCGTATTTGAACATCAAGAAGAAGGCATCTCGTCCGAACTTTGGGTTTATGTGGCCACAGACAGACCTGTCAAGCTGGCCCGGCTCAAGCTGCGCAATCACTCGGCTCAATCCCGCACCCTCTCCGCTTATGGATACTGGGAATGGGTAATGGGTGAATTCCGTCATAGGAACGCGATGCATATAGCCACCGAGTTTGATGTGCAGGCAAACACGCTTTTTGCCCGCAATCCTTACAATCTGGATTTTCCGGACCGGGCCGCGTTTGTAACCTGCAGCGAACCTGTCCGCTCTTTCACTGCTGACCGCATTGAATTCCTGGGCCGCAACCGGGGGCTTTCTTCTCCTGCGGCACTTGAACGTGTGCGCTTGGGAGGCAAATCCGGCTTGGCGCTCGATCCCTGCGGCGCGTTGCAGATTCTGGTTCATCTCGCCCCAGGACAGGAGCGTGAAGTTTACTTCACCCTCGGCTGTGCAGAAAACACCCAGCAAGCCAGACAGCTCGCCGAAACATTTCAAAAGTCTGAATCTGGCCAACACGCTCTGGAAGGCGTCTGGGACTATTGGAACCGCACTTTGGGTACGGTCTATTTCGAAACTCCGGAACCTTCTCTGAACGTGCTGGCAAACGGCTGGCTGCTCTACCAGGTCCTTTCCTGCCGTTTGTGGGCACGCACCGGCCTTTACCAATCCGGAGGTGCCTTTGGTTTTCGCGACCAGCTTCAGGACGCCATGGCACTCGTCCATGCCGAACCGCGACTTCTTAGAGAACAATTACTTCGGGCAGCCGCTCATCAATTTCGAGAAGGAGATGTACAACACTGGTGGCATCCACCCCATAATCGCGGAGTACGCACCCATTTCTCAGACGACTACCTCTGGCTGCCATACGCGCTTTCCCGCTATGTCGAAACGACCGGCGACACCGGCGTGATGGACGTGCAAGTCCCATTTATTGAGGGCCGCCCATTGAAGCCCGAGGAAGAAGCCTACTATGACACACCCAACCGCTCTTCTGAAAGCGCCAGCCTATACGAACACGCAGTTCGCGCTGTACGCAACGGGTTCAGATACGGCGATCATGGCCTTCCTCTGATAGGTTGCGGGGATTGGAATGATGGCATGAACATGATCGGTGAGCACGGCAAGGGTGAAAGCGTATGGCTGGCATTTTTCCTATACGATGTACTGAAGCATTTCGCCCCCCTCGCCCGCCTGAAAAGTGATTTGGCGTTCGAAAAGGAATGCGATGAGCAAGCGAAGAGACTGCAGGCCAATATCGAAAGCAATGCATGGGATGGGCAATGGTATCGGCGCGCCTATTTTGATGACGGTGAACCGCTCGGTTCTGCTCTGAATCCAGAGTGTCAGATCGATGCCCTTCCTCAAAGCTGGGCTGTGCTCTCTCAGGCCGGAGATCCTGAGCGTTGCCGGACAGCCCTCGAAGCTGTACAGCATCGCTTGGTACGCCGTGAAGCCAAACTGATCCAGTTGTTCGATCCACCCTTCGACAAATCACACCTCGAACCAGGTTACATAAAGGGCTATGTGCCTGGAGTGCGTGAAAACGGCGGGCAGTACACCCATGCGGCCATCTGGACTGTTATGGCCTTTGCCCAAGCCGGCGATATCGACCGCGCATGGGAACTCTTCTCTCTCATCAATCCTGTTCTGCACACAGACACATCGGAAAAAGCTGCCCGTTATAAGGTCGAGCCTTATGTCGTTGCAGCTGATGTTTATAGCGTGCCTCCCCATACCGGGCGCGGAGGCTGGACTTGGTATACCGGTTCAGCCGGCTGGATGTATCGCCTGATCACTGAGACATTGCTCGGAGTGAATTTGGAGATCGACAAGCTCCACCTCACCCCACGCGTGCCGTCATCATGGAAATCTTACCGTATCCATTATCGATATCGAAACACGGTGTATCACATCGACCTCATCAATCGCTCGAACAATTGGAACGGACAGCAAACAGTGATCATGAATGGGGGCACCCAAGCTGATGCAATGATCCGCCTGATCGATGATGGGAGAAACCACCAGGTGGAAGTCATCTTCAACTGA
- the mdoH gene encoding glucans biosynthesis glucosyltransferase MdoH: protein MFTISQATPSMIRNRQIIFWGVCSVLMILGTLPMAYWTINQSFKLTAALVFLLFIVLLSQLAYGFTMAVTGHILLRRGGDHARINNTLPPGIFKDKLASTAIVIPIFNEDPSRVFQGIKVMYESLQKTGAGDAFDFFILSDSNNPNNWIAEEKAWLELCKQTEGFGRIFYRKRRIALHNKSGNIADFCRRWGSLFRYMIVLDADSIITGTALVRLVNLMEQNPRVGIIQTDSKAVLGKTLYQRIIQFAIDVYGPSFKAGANFWQLGSGNFWGHNAIIRLRPFMKHCAIPELDASSPLGRRILSHDTVEAALMRRSGYTVWFAYDLEGSYEENPPHLLLDLKRAQRWCFGNLQHIWLLHEPGIKPQNRIHIINGIMSYTNALLWFLFLLLNTMLALASDTTPSSSEPISNCCGGALLGYVLVLLFLPKVLATNFYLSKNQIPVSSSKLKIIGSVLGETLFSFLLAPILMFFYTRFVCAAFLGSMVTWGAQKRNDDEIPSWSDGLAAFGSMICMILLWAAIIAWINPGYLSWMSLVFIGPVFSIFFTRYTACAQRGERARKNGWFLTAEEISTPEDLREVESPFIVPAPPFFQAKDYAQDYGLMQVLLDPYINSIHVSLLRQRRQVSPKHREYINTLGERLLLDGPHSLGPREKRAILWDAECILTSHRRLWSTPAAHLHSWWQAAFRHYNEASVLVTRRSLNVI from the coding sequence ATGTTCACCATATCGCAAGCAACACCGTCAATGATCCGCAACCGCCAGATCATCTTTTGGGGTGTCTGCTCCGTGCTTATGATCTTGGGTACGCTGCCCATGGCCTATTGGACCATCAATCAAAGTTTCAAACTGACAGCCGCCCTGGTGTTCCTGCTCTTCATCGTCCTTCTGAGCCAACTCGCATATGGGTTTACCATGGCCGTGACAGGTCACATACTGCTGAGACGGGGCGGCGATCACGCACGCATCAATAACACGCTGCCACCCGGCATCTTCAAAGATAAACTTGCCTCCACAGCCATTGTCATCCCCATCTTCAACGAAGATCCCAGCCGCGTGTTCCAAGGCATCAAGGTGATGTACGAATCCCTTCAGAAAACGGGCGCAGGCGATGCATTCGATTTCTTCATTCTGAGCGACTCAAACAATCCGAACAACTGGATCGCTGAAGAGAAAGCCTGGCTGGAACTCTGCAAGCAGACTGAGGGATTTGGACGTATCTTCTACCGTAAGCGCCGGATCGCCCTGCACAATAAAAGTGGGAACATAGCAGATTTTTGCCGTCGCTGGGGTTCTCTCTTCCGCTACATGATCGTGCTGGATGCAGACAGCATCATTACCGGCACGGCCCTCGTACGACTGGTTAACCTGATGGAACAAAACCCCCGGGTGGGCATAATCCAGACAGACTCCAAAGCCGTCCTTGGGAAAACGCTATACCAGCGCATCATCCAGTTTGCGATCGATGTTTATGGTCCGTCATTCAAAGCTGGAGCCAACTTCTGGCAACTCGGCAGCGGCAATTTCTGGGGTCACAACGCCATCATACGCCTGCGCCCCTTCATGAAGCACTGCGCCATTCCAGAACTGGATGCCAGCAGTCCGCTGGGACGCCGCATCCTCAGCCATGATACCGTGGAAGCGGCCTTGATGCGACGTTCGGGTTACACCGTATGGTTCGCCTACGATCTGGAAGGCAGCTATGAAGAGAACCCACCCCATTTATTACTGGACCTCAAGCGGGCACAGCGCTGGTGCTTTGGCAATCTTCAACATATCTGGTTGCTGCATGAACCGGGCATCAAACCGCAAAACCGCATTCACATCATTAACGGCATAATGTCGTACACCAATGCGTTGCTTTGGTTTCTTTTCCTCCTGCTGAATACGATGCTTGCCTTGGCTTCCGATACTACTCCCAGCTCCAGTGAACCGATATCTAATTGCTGCGGCGGAGCACTCCTTGGATATGTGCTCGTGCTCCTTTTCCTGCCCAAGGTACTCGCCACAAACTTTTATCTATCCAAAAACCAAATCCCCGTCAGCAGCAGCAAACTGAAGATTATCGGCAGCGTCTTGGGCGAAACCCTGTTCTCATTCCTTTTGGCACCAATACTGATGTTTTTTTACACGCGCTTTGTTTGCGCAGCGTTCCTCGGCTCCATGGTCACCTGGGGAGCGCAAAAACGAAATGACGATGAAATCCCGTCATGGAGTGATGGTCTCGCTGCTTTTGGCAGTATGATCTGCATGATACTCCTTTGGGCCGCAATCATAGCATGGATAAACCCCGGCTATCTGAGCTGGATGTCTTTGGTCTTCATCGGCCCAGTATTCTCGATATTTTTCACACGTTACACCGCCTGCGCTCAGCGGGGCGAAAGAGCCCGCAAAAACGGCTGGTTTCTCACTGCCGAAGAAATATCGACACCGGAGGATCTGCGAGAAGTGGAGTCCCCCTTCATCGTTCCTGCCCCGCCGTTCTTCCAGGCCAAAGATTACGCCCAAGATTACGGATTGATGCAGGTATTGCTCGACCCGTACATCAACTCCATCCATGTCTCCTTGCTCCGGCAACGCCGTCAAGTCAGCCCGAAACATCGCGAATACATCAACACACTCGGTGAGCGGCTTCTTCTGGATGGCCCGCATTCTTTGGGACCACGCGAAAAACGCGCAATCTTATGGGATGCCGAATGCATACTGACGTCCCATCGCCGCCTGTGGAGCACACCCGCAGCCCATTTGCACAGTTGGTGGCAGGCCGCTTTTCGGCACTACAATGAAGCCAGCGTGCTGGTCACCCGTCGCAGCTTGAATGTCATCTGA